One Curtobacterium sp. MCLR17_007 DNA window includes the following coding sequences:
- the moaA gene encoding GTP 3',8-cyclase MoaA — protein MTAVALPATGLLRRVRAESAVPPRPDGDTGLVDRFGRRAVDLRVSLTERCNLRCTYCMPAEGLPVIPTDALMTAAEIERLVRLGSEHLGIRKVRFTGGEPLLRADLVDVITRCAALPVELSLTTNAIGLAARAQALRDAGLTRVNVSLDTVDPDVFATVTRRPFLARVLDGIAAAADAGLGVKVNAVLLRGVNDHLAVDLLTWCLERGHELRFIEQMPLDPGHAWDGTSMVTAAETRAMLGEHHVLTPDDAPRDGAPAERFRVASRATGEDLGTVGVIASVTESFCADCTRTRLTAEGHVRSCLFSDEESDLLTLMRDGATDEQVLDRWRLAMWAKPRDHGDDADGMVHPSRGMSAIGG, from the coding sequence ATGACCGCCGTCGCACTCCCGGCCACCGGGCTGCTCCGTCGGGTCCGAGCCGAGTCCGCCGTCCCGCCCCGACCGGACGGCGACACCGGGCTCGTCGACCGCTTCGGCCGTCGCGCGGTGGACCTGCGCGTGTCGCTGACCGAGCGCTGCAACCTCCGCTGCACGTACTGCATGCCGGCCGAGGGGCTGCCCGTCATCCCCACCGATGCGCTGATGACCGCGGCCGAGATCGAACGCCTCGTGCGGCTCGGCTCGGAGCACCTCGGCATCCGCAAGGTCCGGTTCACGGGCGGTGAGCCGCTGCTGCGCGCCGACCTGGTCGACGTCATCACGCGCTGCGCCGCGCTGCCCGTCGAGCTGTCCCTCACCACGAACGCGATCGGGCTCGCCGCTCGCGCCCAGGCCCTGCGTGACGCCGGGCTCACCCGCGTCAACGTGTCGCTCGACACCGTCGACCCCGATGTCTTCGCCACCGTGACCCGCCGGCCGTTCCTGGCGCGGGTCCTCGACGGCATCGCCGCGGCGGCGGACGCCGGGCTCGGGGTGAAGGTCAACGCGGTCCTGCTGCGGGGCGTGAACGACCACCTGGCGGTCGACCTGCTGACGTGGTGCCTCGAGCGCGGCCACGAGCTGCGGTTCATCGAGCAGATGCCGCTCGACCCCGGACACGCCTGGGACGGCACGTCGATGGTGACCGCCGCCGAGACCCGCGCGATGCTCGGCGAGCACCACGTCCTGACCCCCGACGACGCGCCCCGCGACGGCGCACCGGCCGAGCGCTTCCGGGTGGCGTCCCGCGCGACCGGCGAGGACCTGGGCACCGTCGGCGTCATCGCCAGCGTGACCGAGTCGTTCTGCGCCGACTGCACCCGCACCCGCCTGACCGCCGAGGGACACGTCCGCAGCTGCCTGTTCTCGGACGAGGAGTCGGACCTGCTGACCCTCATGCGCGACGGTGCCACGGACGAGCAGGTGCTCGACCGCTGGCGTCTGGCGATGTGGGCGAAGCCGCGTGACCACGGCGACGACGCGGACGGCATGGTGCACCCGTCCCGCGGCATGAGCGCGATCGGCGGATGA
- a CDS encoding MoaD/ThiS family protein: MTMTTMRFFAAARAAIGVDETTVDADTLDDALRGVDAADADRWRTLQERCSYLVDGLSTRDRSTPLDGVAFVDVMPPFAGG, from the coding sequence ATGACGATGACCACGATGCGGTTCTTCGCCGCCGCGCGTGCCGCGATCGGCGTGGACGAGACCACGGTCGACGCCGACACGCTCGACGACGCGCTGCGCGGGGTGGACGCCGCCGACGCGGACCGCTGGCGCACGCTGCAGGAGCGCTGCTCGTACCTGGTCGACGGGCTCAGCACCCGCGACCGGTCGACGCCGCTCGACGGTGTCGCATTCGTCGACGTGATGCCGCCCTTCGCCGGCGGCTGA
- a CDS encoding ATP-binding cassette domain-containing protein — translation MHAHVVLRDRDVDVDLVVGTDECVALVGPNGAGKSSVVEAVAGLLRIDAGGIEVAGRSVDDGHRSVPSHRRRVGLVTQRPELFPDQSVARNVGYGPRAAGTGGREARLRSDGALTAVDALALADRAPATLSGGQAQRVAIARALAADPAVLLLDEPTSALDVEARDDVRAALRIAVAGRPSVIVTHDPIEVVALASRIVVVERGRVVEQGPTARVLGRPTSAFGAAFSGLALVSGTATGRGVLLQGGGELTSRAHTEPPGRAVLAAYHPTAVVVTRDGAGPERTVLGLEPRDGLVRVRAGELVADVTIATASRLGLTRGDLVRIAVEPDELDVYAPAR, via the coding sequence ATGCACGCCCACGTCGTCCTGCGCGACCGTGACGTCGACGTCGACCTGGTGGTCGGTACCGACGAGTGCGTGGCGCTGGTCGGACCGAACGGCGCCGGCAAGTCCTCGGTCGTCGAGGCCGTCGCCGGGCTCCTGCGCATCGACGCCGGCGGCATCGAGGTCGCCGGCCGGTCCGTCGACGACGGGCACCGCTCCGTGCCGTCCCACCGCCGTCGGGTCGGTCTGGTCACGCAGCGCCCGGAGCTGTTCCCGGACCAGTCGGTCGCCCGCAACGTCGGCTACGGTCCGCGCGCAGCCGGCACGGGCGGACGGGAGGCCCGGCTCCGCTCCGATGGGGCGCTGACCGCCGTCGACGCGCTCGCGTTGGCCGACCGAGCGCCGGCGACGCTGTCGGGGGGACAGGCCCAGCGCGTCGCGATCGCCCGGGCCCTGGCCGCGGACCCCGCGGTGCTGCTGCTCGACGAGCCGACCTCGGCGCTCGACGTCGAGGCCCGCGACGACGTCCGGGCCGCCCTGCGCATCGCCGTCGCCGGTCGGCCGAGCGTCATCGTGACCCACGACCCGATCGAGGTCGTCGCCCTGGCGTCCCGCATCGTGGTCGTCGAGCGCGGTCGTGTCGTCGAGCAGGGGCCGACCGCCCGGGTGCTCGGACGCCCGACCAGTGCGTTCGGTGCCGCGTTCTCGGGACTGGCCCTGGTCTCCGGGACGGCCACGGGCCGGGGCGTCCTGCTGCAGGGCGGCGGCGAGCTGACGTCGCGGGCGCACACCGAGCCTCCCGGTCGTGCCGTCCTGGCCGCGTACCACCCGACGGCCGTCGTCGTGACGCGGGACGGTGCCGGGCCGGAGCGCACGGTGCTCGGTCTGGAGCCGCGCGACGGACTGGTCCGGGTCCGCGCCGGCGAACTCGTCGCGGACGTGACGATCGCCACGGCGTCCCGCCTGGGCCTGACCCGCGGCGACCTCGTCCGCATCGCCGTCGAGCCCGACGAGCTCGACGTCTATGCGCCGGCCCGCTGA
- a CDS encoding ABC transporter permease: MTRTHSRTATPWWLPVPAVVGGLFVVVPVLAMVGRVDWSSFVTLVTAPASLTALGLSLGTAAAATGIALVLGLPLAVLFSRVRSRWIGVARALVLLPLVLPPVVGGLALLAAFGRIGPVGGFLADHGIRIAFTTVAVVMAQTFVAMPFLVSSVEGSLRVGGDRLERVAGTLGASPTRVLVTVTIPRALPGIASGVVLCFARALGEFGATLTFAGSLQGVTRTLPLEIYLQREIDPDTAVALALVLVVVAVVVIGVTSIRGARTVTT; encoded by the coding sequence GTGACCCGCACGCACAGCCGCACCGCCACGCCCTGGTGGCTGCCGGTGCCGGCCGTCGTGGGCGGCCTGTTCGTCGTCGTGCCCGTCCTGGCGATGGTCGGCCGTGTCGACTGGTCGTCCTTCGTCACCCTGGTCACCGCACCCGCCTCGCTCACCGCCCTGGGACTCAGCCTCGGCACGGCGGCCGCTGCCACGGGCATCGCACTGGTGCTCGGCCTGCCCCTCGCGGTGCTGTTCTCCCGCGTCCGGTCGCGCTGGATCGGCGTCGCACGGGCGCTCGTCCTGCTGCCCCTGGTGCTGCCGCCCGTCGTGGGCGGGCTCGCGCTGCTGGCTGCGTTCGGGCGCATCGGCCCGGTCGGCGGGTTCCTGGCCGACCACGGGATCCGGATCGCCTTCACCACCGTCGCGGTCGTGATGGCGCAGACGTTCGTCGCGATGCCGTTCCTGGTGTCGTCCGTCGAGGGTTCGCTGCGCGTCGGTGGCGACCGGCTCGAACGGGTCGCCGGGACGCTCGGCGCGAGCCCCACGCGGGTGCTCGTCACGGTCACGATCCCGCGCGCGCTCCCCGGCATCGCGTCCGGCGTCGTGCTGTGCTTCGCCCGGGCGCTCGGTGAGTTCGGCGCGACCCTGACCTTCGCGGGCAGCCTGCAGGGGGTCACGCGCACCCTGCCGCTGGAGATCTACCTGCAGCGGGAGATCGATCCGGACACCGCGGTCGCGCTGGCACTCGTGCTGGTCGTGGTGGCGGTCGTCGTCATCGGCGTGACGTCGATCCGCGGAGCGCGGACGGTGACGACGTGA
- the modA gene encoding molybdate ABC transporter substrate-binding protein has product MRRTSAIVTAVVAAALLSGCSTQGGTDNSGGASTTPGASATPTGAITVFAAASLQQTFTTLGKDYEASHPGATVIFSFAGSSDLVSQIQNGAPADVFASADEANMTKLTDAGLITGGTPAFATNTLQIAVAPGNPKGIHDLRDLNAPGLQVVTCAAPVPCGAATQTVEQASGVTLQPVSEEQSVTDVLGKVESGQADAGLVYVTDVTGADGKVDGVDFDAAAKAVNTYPIGVVTGSEHAALAASFSAYVRSSAGEQVLRGAGFGKP; this is encoded by the coding sequence ATGCGCAGGACCAGCGCGATCGTCACGGCGGTCGTCGCCGCCGCGCTCCTGTCCGGGTGCAGCACCCAGGGCGGGACGGACAACAGCGGCGGTGCGAGCACCACGCCGGGCGCCAGTGCGACCCCCACCGGCGCGATCACCGTCTTCGCCGCGGCGTCCCTGCAGCAGACGTTCACCACGCTCGGCAAGGACTACGAGGCGTCCCACCCGGGCGCCACCGTGATCTTCTCGTTCGCGGGCTCGAGCGACCTGGTGTCGCAGATCCAGAACGGCGCCCCCGCCGACGTGTTCGCCAGCGCGGACGAGGCGAACATGACCAAGCTCACCGACGCCGGACTCATCACCGGCGGCACCCCGGCCTTCGCGACGAACACCCTGCAGATCGCGGTCGCCCCCGGCAACCCGAAGGGCATCCACGACCTGCGGGACCTGAACGCACCCGGACTGCAGGTCGTGACGTGCGCGGCGCCCGTGCCCTGCGGCGCGGCGACCCAGACCGTCGAACAGGCCAGCGGGGTCACGCTGCAGCCCGTCAGCGAGGAACAGTCCGTCACCGACGTGCTCGGCAAGGTCGAGTCCGGACAGGCCGACGCCGGGCTGGTCTACGTCACCGACGTCACGGGCGCCGACGGCAAGGTCGACGGGGTCGACTTCGACGCCGCGGCCAAGGCCGTCAACACCTACCCGATCGGCGTCGTCACGGGCTCGGAGCACGCCGCGCTCGCCGCGTCCTTCAGCGCGTACGTCCGTTCGAGTGCGGGCGAGCAGGTGCTGCGGGGAGCGGGCTTCGGGAAGCCGTGA
- a CDS encoding HesA/MoeB/ThiF family protein gives MTTSDPLSPARRRLGSRTAALDAGGDRTLERLAGARVLVVGAGGLGAPVVSYLAGSGIARLTIVDPDTVDPSNLARQTLFTTADLGRPKAQVAAEHARAVDPEAVVDARVERFAAAVVTGHDVVVDAADSVVVTREVSDACAAAGVPFVWGTVLGYDGQVSVFDDAGTVTGTAVDFHDLHPDVHPDEGSCAVDGVLPALCGAVGSVMAAQVTAIVAGLGDPLVGRVLSVDARRWRWTESPLRRGPDSRRPPAPVAEPDRIAPAALAARLADPADPLVVVDVRTPEERAEGVIPGAVTPDELATDGQDSGSALVVVCARGPRAVAWASAAGRPAVVLDGGMQAWQREGRPVV, from the coding sequence GTGACGACGAGTGACCCGCTGAGCCCCGCCCGACGCCGGCTGGGGTCCCGCACCGCCGCCCTCGACGCCGGCGGAGACCGCACCCTGGAACGCCTGGCGGGCGCGCGGGTCCTGGTCGTCGGAGCCGGCGGTCTCGGCGCCCCGGTCGTGTCCTACCTGGCCGGCAGTGGGATCGCCCGGCTGACGATCGTCGACCCGGACACCGTCGACCCGTCGAACCTGGCTCGGCAGACGCTCTTCACGACGGCGGACCTCGGTCGGCCGAAGGCACAGGTCGCCGCCGAGCACGCGCGGGCGGTCGACCCCGAGGCCGTCGTCGACGCCCGTGTCGAGCGGTTCGCAGCCGCGGTGGTCACCGGGCACGACGTGGTGGTCGACGCCGCGGACTCGGTCGTGGTCACCCGCGAGGTGTCCGACGCCTGCGCCGCAGCGGGGGTGCCGTTCGTCTGGGGGACCGTGCTCGGCTACGACGGGCAGGTGTCGGTCTTCGACGACGCGGGAACGGTGACCGGCACCGCGGTGGACTTCCACGACCTGCACCCCGACGTGCACCCGGACGAGGGGTCGTGCGCGGTCGACGGCGTGCTCCCCGCCCTGTGTGGGGCGGTCGGGTCGGTGATGGCGGCGCAGGTGACGGCGATCGTGGCCGGACTCGGGGACCCGCTGGTCGGCCGGGTGCTCAGCGTCGACGCCCGACGCTGGCGCTGGACCGAGAGCCCGCTGCGACGGGGGCCCGACTCGCGCCGGCCCCCGGCTCCGGTAGCGGAACCCGACCGGATCGCCCCCGCGGCGCTCGCGGCGCGGCTCGCCGACCCGGCCGACCCGCTGGTCGTGGTCGACGTGCGGACGCCGGAGGAGCGGGCCGAGGGGGTCATCCCGGGTGCCGTGACCCCGGACGAGCTCGCGACCGACGGTCAGGACAGCGGATCGGCGCTCGTGGTCGTCTGCGCACGTGGCCCCCGTGCCGTCGCGTGGGCGTCGGCCGCAGGCCGCCCCGCCGTGGTCCTCGACGGTGGCATGCAGGCCTGGCAGCGGGAGGGCCGCCCGGTCGTCTGA
- a CDS encoding TOBE domain-containing protein, whose amino-acid sequence MSRLRIRDAARYLGVSDDTVRRLVDAGTFTRFSDDTGRAVVDGHELAVHAKAQSAALPDPAVGRSSARNRFVGIVTDVVVDTVMAQVELQCGPHRVVSLMSAEAVRELGLEVGSVATASVKATMVTVEAPRDDE is encoded by the coding sequence ATGAGCCGCCTACGCATCAGGGATGCCGCCCGGTACCTCGGTGTCAGCGACGACACCGTCCGTCGACTGGTGGATGCGGGGACGTTCACACGTTTTTCGGACGACACCGGCCGCGCGGTCGTCGACGGGCACGAACTGGCCGTGCACGCGAAGGCCCAGAGTGCCGCGCTGCCCGACCCCGCCGTCGGTCGGAGCTCCGCACGGAACCGGTTCGTCGGCATCGTGACCGACGTCGTCGTCGACACCGTCATGGCCCAGGTCGAACTGCAGTGCGGCCCGCACCGCGTCGTGTCCCTGATGAGCGCCGAGGCCGTCCGCGAGCTCGGACTCGAGGTCGGGTCCGTCGCGACGGCATCGGTCAAGGCGACGATGGTCACCGTGGAGGCGCCCCGTGACGACGAGTGA
- a CDS encoding glycosyltransferase family 39 protein → MSAPRTGTISVPRPLSAPTVRSRLRGATGAVGLAVVRTPELTIGALAVIVTAAFSWVPSLWYDEAATVTSATRSWPQLWAELHSVDAVHGLYYALMHAWFWLVGYTPFTLRFPSALAIGVAAGLVVALGRRLGGRRLGIVAGLVFLALPRVQWAGGEGRPYATITALSVCLTLVGLTAVRRTRSGRRPVLWWSAYGVVALVAVTFNVYLALAVVAHAVVLLWTGLAERRRTRDSLMTARGSSAQPLVSRRAVRSWMIAAGSAALLVSPFVLAVASQSKQVGWIAGITERTNDQVFATAWFGGLNWYAAVAWTLMAVGVVVAVVRSHRRSPSVRALFRMQAVRVALPLAILPTAALVGATALGEHLYSPKYASLSLPFVALLVALALTVVRPKALLVGGLAVVLVLSVPNAYDVKTPLSKQDSTWARAASIVAAARDARPDADEGVIYGSVYRHPGATADIIRVSYPWAFTGMTDLGVRKDGPESGVLWNQTGDLATTVPARLGDIDTVWFVGGTSRNIEPEAAAVLARQGFVAEHHWQTGTVLLTQYVRAR, encoded by the coding sequence GTGAGCGCACCCCGGACCGGCACCATCAGCGTCCCTCGGCCGCTGTCCGCACCCACGGTGCGCAGCCGGCTCCGAGGGGCCACCGGTGCCGTCGGTCTGGCCGTCGTGCGGACCCCCGAACTCACCATCGGCGCACTCGCGGTCATCGTCACCGCGGCGTTCTCGTGGGTGCCCTCGCTCTGGTACGACGAAGCCGCCACGGTCACCAGCGCGACCCGCAGCTGGCCGCAGCTCTGGGCCGAACTGCACTCGGTGGACGCCGTGCACGGTCTCTACTACGCACTCATGCACGCGTGGTTCTGGCTGGTCGGGTACACGCCCTTCACCCTCCGGTTCCCGAGCGCCCTGGCGATCGGTGTCGCCGCGGGACTCGTGGTCGCCCTCGGTCGACGACTCGGCGGACGCCGACTCGGCATCGTCGCCGGGCTGGTCTTCCTCGCACTCCCCCGCGTCCAGTGGGCGGGCGGCGAGGGCCGTCCCTACGCCACCATCACGGCGCTCTCGGTGTGCCTGACCCTCGTCGGTCTGACCGCGGTCCGCCGCACGCGGTCCGGCCGTCGTCCGGTGCTGTGGTGGTCCGCCTACGGCGTCGTCGCCCTGGTCGCAGTGACCTTCAACGTCTACCTTGCACTCGCGGTCGTCGCGCACGCGGTCGTCCTGCTCTGGACCGGTCTCGCCGAGCGTCGACGCACGCGCGACTCGCTCATGACCGCGCGGGGGTCGTCCGCGCAGCCCCTGGTGTCCCGTCGGGCCGTGCGGTCGTGGATGATCGCCGCCGGTTCCGCTGCACTCCTGGTCTCGCCCTTCGTGCTCGCGGTCGCGTCGCAGTCCAAGCAGGTCGGCTGGATCGCCGGCATCACCGAGCGCACCAACGACCAGGTGTTCGCGACCGCGTGGTTCGGCGGGCTCAACTGGTACGCCGCCGTCGCCTGGACCCTCATGGCCGTCGGGGTCGTCGTCGCCGTGGTCCGGTCGCACCGGCGCAGCCCCTCGGTCCGCGCGCTGTTCCGGATGCAGGCCGTCCGTGTCGCCCTGCCGCTGGCGATCCTGCCGACCGCGGCCCTCGTCGGCGCGACCGCTCTGGGTGAGCACCTGTACTCCCCGAAGTACGCCAGCCTGAGCCTGCCGTTCGTCGCCCTGCTCGTCGCCCTGGCCCTCACGGTGGTGCGGCCCAAGGCCCTGCTGGTCGGTGGGCTCGCGGTGGTGCTCGTGCTGTCCGTCCCGAACGCCTACGACGTCAAGACCCCGCTGTCGAAGCAGGACTCCACCTGGGCACGCGCCGCGTCCATCGTGGCCGCCGCCCGCGACGCCCGGCCCGACGCCGACGAGGGCGTCATCTACGGCAGCGTCTACCGCCACCCGGGCGCCACCGCCGACATCATCCGCGTGTCCTACCCGTGGGCGTTCACCGGCATGACCGACCTGGGCGTCCGCAAGGACGGTCCGGAGTCCGGCGTCCTCTGGAACCAGACCGGCGACCTGGCGACGACCGTCCCCGCCAGACTCGGCGACATCGACACCGTCTGGTTCGTCGGCGGCACCTCGCGCAACATCGAGCCCGAGGCCGCCGCCGTGCTCGCCCGACAGGGCTTCGTCGCCGAGCACCACTGGCAGACCGGCACCGTGCTGCTCACGCAGTACGTCCGCGCACGCTGA
- a CDS encoding GNAT family N-acetyltransferase codes for MQHDVRLIAPADAAPLADLLVRNRAWLAPWDPARPDSYFTEGGQRAEIDGCLRRRGRGEMLPLVITTDDVVVGRLNVNSIVRGAFESGTLGYWVAEESAGHGAATTAVGLAARMAFDGLGLHRLEAGTLPHNARSQRVLEKSGFERYGYAPRYLRIAGDWQDHVLFQRLAD; via the coding sequence ATGCAGCACGACGTCCGCCTGATCGCGCCGGCCGACGCCGCACCGCTCGCCGACCTGCTCGTCCGGAACCGCGCGTGGCTCGCCCCGTGGGATCCCGCGCGGCCCGACTCCTACTTCACCGAGGGCGGCCAGCGCGCCGAGATCGACGGCTGTCTGCGCCGCCGGGGTCGCGGCGAGATGCTGCCCCTCGTCATCACCACCGACGACGTGGTCGTGGGACGGCTCAACGTCAACTCGATCGTCCGCGGCGCGTTCGAGTCCGGCACCCTCGGCTACTGGGTCGCCGAGGAGTCGGCCGGGCACGGAGCGGCGACCACGGCCGTGGGACTGGCCGCGCGCATGGCGTTCGACGGCCTCGGGCTGCACCGGCTCGAGGCGGGGACGCTCCCCCACAACGCGCGGTCCCAGCGGGTGCTCGAGAAGAGCGGCTTCGAGCGGTACGGCTACGCGCCGCGCTACCTGCGCATCGCCGGGGACTGGCAGGACCACGTGCTGTTCCAGCGGCTGGCCGACTGA
- a CDS encoding 4-(cytidine 5'-diphospho)-2-C-methyl-D-erythritol kinase has product MTSLAAPTRVRTRAPGKINVFLSVGALQDDGYHDVATAYQAVSLFEDVVAEPADDFSVTFTGSIDTSSVPVDGTNLAIRAARMVAESAGYTGGVRLTIEKRVPVAGGMGGGSADAAATLLAVDTLWGTALGRDELLRIAARLGADVPFAFAGGTAVGTGRGDELSPALAKGEFHWVLALSDDGLSTPAVYRALDAHRDRYRADIAPAPSTPVVESNVLQALRAGDPDLLADCLHNDLQAPAMRLQPELARTLELGEKSGALAGLVSGSGPTVAFLVADRDNALEVQVALSAAGFVAVRATGPVHGARLVH; this is encoded by the coding sequence ATGACCTCGCTGGCCGCTCCGACACGCGTCCGGACGCGCGCCCCCGGCAAGATCAACGTCTTCCTGTCGGTCGGAGCCCTGCAGGACGACGGCTACCACGACGTCGCGACGGCGTACCAGGCGGTCTCGCTGTTCGAGGACGTCGTCGCCGAACCCGCCGACGACTTCTCCGTCACGTTCACCGGTTCGATCGACACGTCGTCCGTGCCCGTCGACGGCACGAACCTGGCGATCCGTGCGGCCCGGATGGTCGCCGAGTCGGCCGGGTACACCGGTGGGGTGCGCCTGACCATCGAGAAGCGCGTCCCGGTCGCGGGCGGCATGGGCGGGGGATCCGCCGACGCCGCTGCCACGCTGCTCGCCGTGGACACCCTCTGGGGCACGGCGCTCGGGCGGGACGAACTGCTCCGGATCGCGGCACGACTCGGAGCCGACGTGCCGTTCGCCTTCGCCGGCGGGACCGCGGTCGGGACGGGTCGTGGCGACGAGCTCAGTCCGGCGCTCGCGAAGGGCGAGTTCCACTGGGTGCTGGCGCTCAGCGACGACGGGCTGTCGACCCCGGCGGTCTACCGTGCGCTCGACGCCCACCGCGACCGCTACCGTGCAGACATCGCTCCGGCGCCGTCCACCCCGGTGGTGGAGTCCAACGTGTTGCAGGCCCTGCGTGCCGGCGACCCCGACCTGCTGGCCGACTGCCTGCACAACGACCTGCAGGCCCCGGCGATGCGGCTGCAGCCCGAGCTGGCGCGGACGCTCGAGCTCGGGGAGAAGTCCGGGGCGCTGGCGGGTCTGGTGTCGGGCAGCGGACCGACGGTCGCGTTCCTCGTCGCCGACCGCGACAACGCGCTCGAGGTCCAGGTGGCGCTGAGTGCCGCGGGCTTCGTCGCCGTCCGGGCGACCGGTCCGGTGCACGGCGCCCGCCTGGTGCACTGA
- a CDS encoding PLP-dependent transferase, with protein sequence MAVEDDWAFETRQIRAGFKSDPGFGGNVPPIAQTAAFVYPSGEDAADRFLLNAPGHTYSRVNNPSAAALERRIADLEGGVAALALASGQAATSLAVLGLARAGDHIVSSASLYGATYTLFASTLKDLGIAFTFVQDPTDLSEWAAAVRPETRAFFGESIPNPRGDVLDFAGVAGVAHDAGVPLIVDNTIATPYLVRPIEHGADIVVHSATKYLAGHGSAIAGLIVDSGNFDWAAHAEQYPQLTSTQESGFANTDFAAKFGRRAYIQRTRSKLLADLGPAIAPLNAFLVLQGIQTLSLRMDRHVANAATVASWLDAHDQVEHVHYAGLPSSPWHHLQQRYVPAGPSAVLAFDLAGGVEAGRRFVDALELFDHVSNIGDVRSLVVHPASTTHVQMTPSERASAGVGEGLIRLSIGLEHPDDILTDLERGFTAARAG encoded by the coding sequence ATGGCAGTCGAGGACGACTGGGCCTTCGAGACCCGGCAGATCCGGGCCGGCTTCAAGTCCGACCCGGGGTTCGGCGGGAACGTGCCGCCCATCGCGCAGACCGCGGCGTTCGTGTACCCGTCGGGTGAGGACGCCGCCGACCGGTTCCTGCTCAACGCGCCCGGGCACACGTACTCGCGGGTGAACAACCCGTCAGCAGCCGCACTGGAACGCCGGATCGCCGACCTGGAGGGCGGGGTCGCAGCGCTGGCGCTGGCGTCCGGTCAGGCAGCGACGTCGCTCGCGGTGCTCGGGCTCGCCCGGGCCGGGGACCACATCGTGTCGAGCGCGTCGCTGTACGGGGCGACCTACACGCTGTTCGCGTCGACGCTGAAGGACCTCGGCATCGCGTTCACCTTCGTGCAGGACCCCACCGACCTGTCCGAGTGGGCAGCGGCGGTGCGTCCGGAGACCCGGGCGTTCTTCGGGGAGTCGATCCCGAACCCGCGCGGCGACGTCCTCGACTTCGCCGGGGTGGCGGGTGTGGCCCACGACGCCGGGGTCCCGCTCATCGTCGACAACACCATCGCGACGCCGTACCTGGTCCGCCCGATCGAGCACGGCGCGGACATCGTCGTGCACTCGGCGACGAAGTACCTCGCCGGGCACGGCAGCGCCATCGCGGGGTTGATCGTCGACAGCGGGAACTTCGACTGGGCCGCCCACGCGGAGCAGTACCCGCAGCTGACGTCGACGCAGGAGTCCGGCTTCGCGAACACCGACTTCGCCGCCAAGTTCGGGCGCCGCGCCTACATCCAGCGCACGCGGTCGAAGCTGCTGGCCGACCTCGGCCCGGCCATCGCACCGCTGAACGCGTTCCTGGTGCTGCAGGGCATCCAGACGCTCTCGCTGCGCATGGACCGGCACGTGGCGAACGCCGCGACGGTCGCATCGTGGCTCGACGCCCACGACCAGGTCGAGCACGTGCACTACGCCGGGCTGCCCTCGTCGCCGTGGCACCACCTGCAGCAGCGGTACGTCCCCGCGGGTCCGTCCGCGGTGCTCGCGTTCGACCTCGCCGGCGGTGTCGAGGCCGGGCGTCGGTTCGTCGACGCCCTCGAGCTGTTCGACCACGTCTCGAACATCGGCGACGTCCGGTCGCTCGTCGTGCACCCGGCGTCCACGACCCACGTGCAGATGACCCCGTCGGAGCGGGCATCCGCGGGGGTGGGCGAGGGACTCATCCGCCTGTCGATCGGCCTGGAGCACCCGGACGACATCCTGACCGACCTGGAGCGTGGTTTCACCGCAGCGCGCGCGGGATAG